Proteins co-encoded in one Dama dama isolate Ldn47 chromosome 2, ASM3311817v1, whole genome shotgun sequence genomic window:
- the SPATA19 gene encoding spermatogenesis-associated protein 19, mitochondrial — protein MIITTWIVYILARKGAGLPFPPKVSSDVEVVESEAVSVVEHWLKKTEEEASQDIKEKMSTNFPPMQGQDVHVTRDVVKHHLSKSGLLANQSQEVLEERTRIQFIRWSHTRIFQVPSEARNEAMRDRIEQVRRSICHLSDEISQELHNRNSYSDC, from the exons ATGATAATCACAACATGGATTGTGTACATCCTCGCTCGGAAAGGTGCCGGGCTCCCCTTCCCACCCAAAGTCAGCTCG GACGTGGAAGTCGTGGAGAGCGAGGCTGTGTCTGTAGTAGAGCACTGGTTGAAAAAG ACTGAAGAAGAGGCTTCCCAGGACATAAAGGAGAAGATGTCCACCAACTTCCCTCCCATGCAAGGCCAAGATGTACATGTGACCAGAGATGTG GTGAAGCACCACCTCTCAAAGTCTGGTTTGTTAGCAAACCAGAGTCAAGAGGTCCTGGAGGAGAGAACAAGAATCCAGTTCATAAGATGGAG CCATACCCGTATCTTCCAAGTGCCAAGCGAGGCAAGAAACGAAGCCATGCGAGATCGGATAGAGCAGGTGAGACGAAG CATATGCCATCTTTCAGATGAGATCTCTCAGGAGCTTCACAACAGAAATTCCTACTCCGATTGCTGA